The stretch of DNA ACGACCCTGGAAAGCGCGACCGGTGCAGAACTGTCGAGCTCGATTCGACTGGTGTTGAGAAGCTACATGAATTCAAAAGAtagaaggcagaaaacgaacaggCTTTTGGGTAGCGATGGATATCTGGAAACGGACAGCATATAACCCTGAAGAAATTTTCGTCGCTGGCGGCTTGGCCGTTGCATGCTCGGCAGTATCACGGTGCATGCTACGGTGGCCAGAAGTCTGAGAAAACTGCGACCCCCCTTCACGAACGTTACGTCACCTAACTCTCGTGTTGCAGTATGCTTGTAGTTGTTCCACAGATGAACCACTGAGTCAACAGTCTCCTTGCAGGTTCGTTTTTGTTCGACCGTGAGAGCCAGGGTGATTCCTATGGACGGAGAAGGACTGCAAGGAACATGCAGTGTGCGCGCTGGAGGATAGGGGGGACTGACGCATTATCGCGCTGATCAACTagcggtgtatgtacacggGCAAGCAACATCCCATTGTCCCCGATCTGCGAATAGGATACACAGCAGGTTCACGATAAAGTGGATTGCGTTTGAGAGTGGAAGTACACAGAGTTTCTCTACCGCCGCAATAAAGAAGGGCAGGTCTTTCTTACCTTCGCGCTAGTAGGCGCGCACCGCGCGACTTTCACCGTTTGGGCCAAACCGGTTTCAGAAGACCTGTACGTCCCACGAGGGGATTCTGAAGAACCCTCAGTCGTAACAAGCACCCAAATACAAAGCGAACATGCGTAGATACATTAGAGAGCCAGCACGCCAGGCGAAGGAACTAGCTGAAATATGTGTTCCAGCGATGCTATGCAGCATCTCGTGTCTTCAATCAAGCAGGCTCATGTCGAGAACATCCAGGCAAAGAACAAACAGATAGCTGCAGATATCGGTTGGTCATTTCTTACAAGCATCCTTCAGTAGCCTCCCACAAGACGATAAGTATCAGCGGCTGCGACTGAACGCGGCGATCAGTCTCCAGAGAGTATGGACCGCATTGGTAAGAAGCTGGCCGCCCGACGCTGTTAAAGCCTGTAACACCGCGCTTACACCATAGGAATCCCAAAGGAAATCAGTGGAAGCGGTAACGGCATACTAGCTAACACGGGTTATTTAACACAATTCACCAGATGAATCTCAGGAAGCCCGTGCTGAGGACCTTCATGCCGCTGTGCCTGACGAAGTGAGGTGTATCGAAGTGTCGAATCCGAGTGAGAAACGTCTGCCATTTCCTAGCAGCACCGAAATGCTGTTAGGCATGAACAGGCCCGGAAGCAACAAGCTGCCTACAAGAACAAGCGGCTCGCCAGTATTCAAGCAGATGAACAGCAGGTTAGTAGCTCATCTCGTTGTCCTTGACTCTCAGTGATTTGTCGCCTCCTTGAGACGTTTAGCCAGCTGCGATACTTGGAGGGTCTTTGCTGACGGATGAGATTTCGCAGGAAGATGTcgaggaaacgacgaaaCTATTGCAAGTATGCCACGCGAGGCTCATGATACGTGGAGTGTTTTCACCCGATGCGTTTTTCAGCGATTTCGATTCCAGACGCTTCATTCGAGGAAGTTTGACAATTACAAAGGGGTCCTTGAGACATAAGCAACGAACGTCGCTATCCACATTTGAATAAATAGATATGGGTATTCTGCGAACAAAACTCGCAAAAAGACTGCAATTCGCCAAGTTCTCAAATGCCTGTCCCTACGATGGTTGCTGATATAGATATGTAACCCAGCGCTGTTGCGCTTTGTTACTTACTTCCGGTTTTTTCCGTGATGGTTTTGGTGCTAAGTCAGGCACAGGGATTGTTCGGTCAATATTTGTGTGCGACGTTCTTACTTACGCTGGCACAGGTCATGAGCATCACGATCTTTACGTTCCTTTCGCCTAAGACAGATAGAAGCAGTAGAAGgagtcgcttcttcgttgtcGTATCCAATGTGCTTCTGTGAAACGGTCTCCTTGGCACCACGTGGAGGGATATTGTGTGAAAGCATCCAAAAATGCCATTCCCTCTGCCTGTGGTTCAGGTGTTGCCTAACAGTGACGAGCGCCCCTTAACAGTTTGCTAGGCGGTCTCTCGATGATTTGTCGTTTCACGGTAGCTTGCTCTTGAGATCAGTCTACCGCCTCCGTAGCATTTTTGCTTCTCGAATGCGCCGTAGCGGGCAGAAGGTGCAAGGGTGCTGAACGATCAAGAAATAGAACGCGTCCGTCTACCAGAAGATGACAGGATTAACGATTTTATCGGTGGCGGTGGATTGTGTCGACACACCAGCCCAACATTTTTATCAGCAGAGTTGCAGGAGGTGTGGAGCCGTCCGTATGAAGTGATGAGGAGCGCTACGCGGACGTTATCGAATACGTGTCCCCATCTGTCGGGAAAATAAATGGCGCTGTGCCAATTAAAAACCAACCTAAGTTACAGCTGTGACGCAATTTACATTTTACGTGTCTCTGGTCTCCATGCAAGGGAGTGGTTTTTTAATATTCATGTAGTGCAGGTGCGTTGGCGAGTTTTCCGGCCCCGTGGAAAGGGGATGCCGtacaggagacgaagactgAATGCCACGGATGCGATGCTTACACGCTATTCGGAAGAGGAATGAAGACGTGCGTCGGCCCTGGTGATTTTGGCGACAGCACCGCTCCTTATTTCAGAAGGGTCAGAGACAAATGTGACTGCAGCACCTGCCGACCTTGTATGATTCTGTTCAATTTTCTGTCCATTGTGGACTCGGCATGCGTTCGCGGGTCACCGCGGTAACAACTGCTCTTtcgtttcgccgtctcgtATTATACGGAGCGAGTGACCTTCGTTTCCGATAGAGCATGCCTCTGGTTCGGCTGAAGTGCAAAAGATCTTTTTTTTATGCCACAGAGAGTGGACACTGAAAATAGTGTCCGCACTGCTGGATTGAACATCGATCGGTCGAGACAGGAGCCACAGAAAGCAGGCAGAAAAAGTTGCCGGCTCTCACTCCCTTCCTCATCGGTGCATGCCCGTAAGGatgctgcgcatgcagcgaaacGGGGCAGCCTTGTGGCTCTCTGGTTCCGGCACTGCAATACACACTCTCTGCTGTGTGTTACCCAATTCTTCGCTTGTTGCTTGttcttttttgtgtgcaAGCCCATGGTCTCCCTGGACGCCGACTAGCATCCAGGGCTTTGTTCTTGCTTCCCTGTTAGACGTGCATTTCATACAGCGCACTCGACGAGTATTCTGACACACCATCTCGAGCGGGAGACCTGCTCTAGAGAGTCGCAGCGAAGCTGGCTTGGGCCATTGCTCTCAAAAAGAGACTCTGTCATCCGCTGGCTTTTTTCGTCCGAATGGTGGCAAACGGTTTCAAGCATTTGCTGAATGGGGTAGATCGAATCGGCAACAAAGCCCTCGAGGCAGCGGCAACGCATATTCCGTCAGAACCTCACCGAGATTGAAGCCCTTCCGGGTGCTTCTTTTTGCAACAGAAAGACGTCAGGATGGCGGTCGCTTGCGTCTGCTTCGTTGGCAAACAAGTGAGGAAGTTAGAGGGAGAAATCGGGTATGCACTGCTGGATCTGAATGGGAGTGTGTTAGCTGTGCCCGGATGCCTCGCACGTTTGGTAGTGGCCACAAGACAGCAAATAGGTGACTGTTGAAGCAACGCAGGCTTTGACTGTTGATTAGGGACTGGTGGTAAGTTCCATTCAGTATGTCGATATATACTTCGACTCGCTGTAGGAGCCCGTGGACGCCACGCACCATCCTTGAAGGATTACCATTCGCGTAAATCATCGTGTGTAGAGGGTTTCATTTGGCTCATTGTTACCATTCGCGTAAATCATCGTGTGTAGAGGGTTTCATTTGGCTCATTGTTACCATTCGCGTAAATCATCGTGTGTAGAGGGTTTCATTTGGCTCATTGTCCTACGACTTGTGTGCCCACAGAATGAACCCCTCTCGCTTCAGGTCTTCAATTCTGACGATGAACTCTCGATGCAGTTTGCCGCTTACGCAGCTCTTGACATTGTGGAAGAGAAGGGTAAGGATCTTACGAAGCACGTGACCTCGCCGTGTAGCTGTCCGTAAGCAGACTCTGCCACAGCATCCGGTCCAGGGTTTGATTATCGCCTTCTGTTCATTCGCTTCGAAAACCAGGAAGCCCGGTGGGCTCGCTGTCTGTACCGCCAACGGTGCACCGTGTTAATCTTCGTGAGAGGATTCTTCACTTCGTTCAGCGACAGGACACATTCGCGACAGGGGATGCACAGAAAACACCGAACTGTATCATCCGGTAGACTATGCAGTGGAGAAGCACCGACTTTAGCGCCGTATGTTTCGCATTGGACGTATATTTTATATGTAATCGAATCCGTCGGATGGCGCAGCTTCCTCGACTGAAATTGATTCCTATTCTgcgtctttgtttctcttttctgcctgcttttctctcaccGCCTCTCTGGATGTTCCAAGTCCAAGCTCAAGAgtcgtcgtcgccgccttACGGACAAACGGGGGGAGCTGCAGCGTCCTTGCCCCCGCCATCGGGAGACTGCTACCTCGGCGTGATCTGccccgctctctgcctcagcCGAGACTACCTTTTCTACGCATACGTCTGCACTACAGGAGTGAAAATTCTTGTTGCCATCGAACAGCGAAACCATTATCTTCAACACGACGTACGGAATGTAAgagttttctcttcttcagtgTGCCTCAAGTTACGCCGCCGTATCGACATACACCCTCACACTCCTAGTCTGCCCCGTTTTTCATTCGGCTCGAGAGTCACCAGCCTCGCCCCGCAGCGAGTCCCGACGCGAATTACTCTGTGCAGACGAACATTTAGTGACTTGTCTGTGTATAGATTTATgcccttctctgtcgaggCAGATAGGaagatgtgtgcatgcattttgaGTCGAAGAGTTCCGGTTGAGAACGATGAGCGTATCGAGCATTCATACATACGCCACAACAGCTCTCCGTCAATGTACTGGCAAGCGTTTTCCGAAACGGTAGACCGGCGGGGAGGCCCGAACCAGACGGAGGATTCACACGTATGGGGAAGCGCTGCAGATGGTTCCGCTGCCCCTTTTTGGTTGCATCCGAGTTTCGGAAGCGACTCGAATGTCCCTGGTGTGACGGCGAGAGTTGTCTACAAACACCGTGGAAACCAGTGATACAAAAAAGCCGTGAGCagcttcccttttctccgccgTTTTCGTCGTGGCCACTGTGGACTGCTCTCCTCTACTGTCTTTGTCGCTGGTGGCTGCGTGCGCTCAGCTCTTTCGAAGGCTTCATCGCCTGTATGCAGACACCATCTGCaatccttttctcctcgatACCATCGAGACACCAAAGTTTTTGAGTGAACTCGGTAAGAAAGCTCGTTTCATCGGAGATTGCACTGCACAGATCGTCTGCGCTTCCTGTCGCTGTGTTTACGCGCAAACATCTGTATTCGCCGATTTACTTGTAGGTTCCCGCACGTCAACCGGCATGTGGGAACCGATGTAGGGGCCGCTGTGCCCTTTGCGCATCAGCTAAGTGGCTGATCGGTAGAGCTGCTCGTCAGTGTTTACTTGGATCTGTATTTGCCCCTTCAGGTGGACATTTCACTCGTCCTGCCGCCGTGTATATCTGTAGACGTCCATGTAGAACAGCAGCGTGCACGCACCGTCTCGCCCGTGCGGCCGGTTCGCGATTCGTGACGATACTAGCCGTGCGTTGCCTGCCTGCTGGGCACACAGGttgtacatacacctgacCCTGCTTCTGGCGGCAactgaagaagacgctgaAACCTTCAAATACAGTGCGCGGAAACGTACCACTGCGCAGCGCTGTTCCGCCACCCAATGTGCGCTCTCTAAAACCTAATGTTCTGCCAACGGCAGCAATGGGaagtggagacagcgaaggcaTTCTAGGTGGGCCTCGGCAAAATTGGCATATGGAAATTGAGAGTTTCTGCTGGTGCCTCTTGCTGCGTGTCCCCCCTTCTCAGACGCCATCGTCGACTTCTACGGAAAAAAATTTGAGGGTGGAGGTCACTGAGGACGGCATCCCGCGCGTGCATCGATGCTCCGCCGGGCGTCCGAATGATCCTActgcttttctttctgtctcttcttgaaCCTGGTTTTTTTGTTTGTTGCCAGAGGTATCTTCTCAAACCAACATCTGGTGCGTCTGGTTTCGTCCGGTTCTCCCAAGGTGAAAGGAAGATGCTTtggtcttccttctcgcctccaaTGGCTTGGCGATCTCGGCGTGAACCGTGGGAAATGCCGTAAAACACGAAGCAGAAACGTCTTCACGAAAGCAAAATGCGTCAAACACCACATTCATGCGCCTCGCCACCTACTGACACTGACGCTTCGCGATCCCTGCcaacaaaaaaaaacgtgtTTTCCCGTGGTTCTTCCAGGCGTCGCGTAGCCGAAGGGTGTGATGGACGCCACGATGCATGCCAATCCCCTTTCAAGACGTCAGAGTGGAACCACTGAGTGAAAAGCGTGAAGAATGAACGACGCTGTTGCGCACCAGACAATCAGGCGATGCACTTTAAGATTTGCGCCACAACCGAAAAGTGTGTCTGTAGCGGGTTAGGTCACCGTGTAAAGCAAATCGTACGAAACAAGTCTGAGGAGTGCACCCGTGCCTCGTCGTTAAACAGCCACTCTACCCCTCTAGCGTGTATACAGGCGGACGTCCGATCTCTGTCCGCTTCTGTCTTCGTAGCGGCCCAAACTACCAGACAGCTCGGTGAAAATCTGcagcttctttttcgcgtaGCACGCGCAAGGGGCCGTGCACTTGCCCAGCGCACTCTGACACCTTTTGCCGGCCTGCTCACGCTCCTCGATTTTTTCCAGTATGAATCTACGGCCGCGCGTCAGCGCGAACCTCGAGACCCGCTCTGTGCGTACACTGCGCGTGTAGGTTTGCAGAAACAACCAAGGGGACGCTTCACAGGAGTCGTTGACACTTCAGCGAGACGCCTCAGTGCGTCTTCtgaggagcggcgagaaatGTCTGATTCCTGCTGCGCTCGGCATATAATCGTCGCGTTGAAATTCTGCCCGCTAGCCGCTATAGAGATGCGGTAGATCTACATCATTCAAGGGGATGCCCGTGCGCAGAAAAGAGCCGTTTCGCCGTGCACGGACCGTGGCCGTCGGTGGACACTTGCAAAATGAAGTTGAAAAGGGGTTCTTCCGGGTactcgagaagagacgaaaaacgaagaaactcTCCactgaaaagaaacaaaaggcGCCGCAGTGCCGTTCCGCCAGGATGCGCATCCGCAGCAGGTCGCACGGCTCTTAGCCCGGAGCAACTCGTGGAGGGTCGGCGGATGCGTGGGGCTTCCTCGTTTTGATAATCACGAAAACTGCAGCGGCTACGCGACGCGAGCACGTCTCCTAGCTGTGCAAAAGGGAACGCATGTTAATTGCATGCTGGGCCTGCGACACGCGCTGCGTTAGTCTCCCTCAAGAAATTGACAGAACCCCACCGCGTTCAGCGCTCACTCAGCTCCGTGGCGCAACTTTGATACGCGTAGTGAACGAACACCCCttgctcgccgtctctctcactcCACACTATATTTGTATGTCGACCTTGGTGTGCGCATATGCGCAGATCTAGCCAGTTGCACATAAACGTGTTTTCGCGGTCGTTCTGTCTTTGTATCGGAAACACGGAGAGTAGCTCTCAGCGCACCGCTTCGACCTAGCGGCGGGGGGCGCGAGGAGCCAGATCGGAGACAAGGTAGACatggagagcgacgaagagggacaaGAGGCCCACGGCGGACGAGCAGACGAGAAGCATCAGCGGGAGAAACTCGAAGCGTTTGGCTAACGCATGCGCTGCAAACAGGATGCGATAAAAATAGGGGAAATTGTGATGCCACTGCCGTAAGATGTGATGGAGAACTGGACTGTTCGCATTCCAGAAATGCTCTTCGATCGATTCATCCTTGTTCTCCAAGTGCTCTTCATTTGGAGCCCTTGGCTCTGTCTGCCGATCCGTGTCTCGttcgccctctccctcgATTCCCccggaagacacagaaggaaaaTGTGGGGGCGAAGCCACGATTGCAGCCAGGAGATCCCTTGCGTAGTGCCGCTGTTTCTGCTCTTCCGCTTTGGTGGCGCTGTGGAagtgaagaagcagagagaggacccgacgagaggcgagcgtAGGCGGAGATGTGCGCTTCCTATCGACGACGGTGCGGGCGTCTTCCCCCCGGAAATCGGACCCTGAAGCGAAagtggagggcgaggaaggaagaggagacgtgCGTCCCGCGGACAGTGCAGGAGCAGCACCCCTTGGTGACAGGGTTAGCgtcgctggcgtctccgctgcatgcgccaccCAAGAGGTTTCGGTCTTGTAGAGCTTCAGAAGAAGCACGTTTGGAACGAGATCAGACTGAAGAGTATACAGCAGCGCTACCCCGGAGAGGGACAGTGCAAGAAAAAGCAGATACGACCTGAGACATCTCCGTATGTGAACCGGGCGGATCCCGATGGAGAGCGCGTCCACACAGGCGGCttccagagaggcgacgatAGCGGGGCACGAATGCGGAgagcaagaggaaagagatggagaggaagaacaaggagacaacggagacgGGACACTCTCCTCGCTATCGCATTTGGCTCCGCAGcatggagaggaggaagaagctggtgTCTGGAGAAAGACGACTTGCTGTCGTACCCGGCCCCTCCGATCCTtcgcgagcgcgaggaagatACAGAGAGCCTCCATAAGTGtagaaaagaggaagagagtgaGTTTCAgcggcgtctctggcgtTCAGGAGGGAAGCAAcccacacacagagaaaaagaaaaaagcatCCGTGCGGAAGAAGTAGAAACGGAATAAGGAGCACACgcggagagcgaaaggaCTTCGATCGCCGGCACACGTTTCTGCAGATGAACAAACTATGGAAAGTATGGGTGTGAATGcctgtctgcttcctctgtctccagtATGATTGGGTaagggagacgggaagcTCACACAGTGGCACATTCGGACTCACACCGAGGggaggctgcatgcactctgGAGCGACCAGATtacgcgaaaaagagacgcagcTAGGTCCGGTTCTGGACAgtctccagagaaaaaaaacgaacagaaagacagactcgagcagaaagagaggacacgaCGAAGCCGAGACGAGCACGAACGCAACCCGAGGCACGAAGCTGAGAGCGAGATACGATACGCTGCCGAGACTTCAGTTGAGGGGCTCGCGTCGGCAGGCGGCGACCAGGACCGGCGTGAGGAAAAGCccaagaggaagacaaacggAAACCGCAACTAAGGGGAAGCGTCCACGCCAAAGTagacgagaaacaggacGCAGGAAATCGTACAGAGACATCGAAACACGCAAAGGACAGCATCGAACAGCCCAGAGTGAACAGCGAAAGTCCAGGCATTACAGCGACACGCCGCTGAGACGAAAGGCaacggagaacgcgaagaaggccaacgcctggagagagaagagatgaCGGACTCACCGTGCGGCcgcgggagaagcgggagaatAGCGAGGTTGCCCAGGGTGTTtaggaaaaaagaggaaacgaggagaaacgggTCCAGGATTGTCCACGCCGCGACGCTGGAGTGAacagaaggagacacacaaaccGCGTGAGCAGCGGGGGAACCAGAGGGAACCCAACGAGACACGAATGGACAGGACgcatgcgaagaaaagaacaagCGACATGCCGCCGTTTGAAAGGAGAGATTCAAAATCCTCTGCGCCGGTGTATTGTCTTGCAACAGGCActcgcagagaaaacgaggaagatcgacggagagggaacacgagagacgagaagactgaagagaggagagaagaagcaattGGGCATGCCGATCCCACCCTTTAATTCTGCCTGAGGGCACTTCACGTTCGCGCGCTCGACTGCATGACACAGATCGCGACTCTGTCTTAGATAGCTGGCGTTTGCCTTGGTTCTCAGTGCCTCGAAATTCTAAAGCTACGCAGTTCGCACACTAGCCGCTAACATGCACCCGCAAACGGGAAAGGCACACGAAGCGTCAACTCTCTTTTCCGACGCAACAATGCTTCCGTcgactctctctcgtcgaTACAGATTTCCGGCACAAATAGGTATCCTTCTCGCTAGCCACGCACCAAGTGCTCCCGCCTACATACCTGGTCATCTCTTTGCGTAAAGATATCTGTCTATACCGATATCGATATACAAACATATCCTTATATAGGGATCTACGGCACCTTACGCTGAGGGTGTCGTTCTTCactgtgtgtctctggaaTGATCCAGATTCATTTTTCTGCCTATCGATATATGCATCTCTTCATTTCCCCCTCGCTGCACAGTCTCCCGACGCGCCCTCTCCCCGAAGAAAAGCATCGCCGTTTCGAGGAACCCGAGGGGTTTTATTTGTCGCCTGCTCTCGTGGTTGTCCAGCTTTCTTGCTGGGAGCTAagctgcctttctcgctaacgcgtctctcgcgtcgcgctgtcatttccttttccctcttctctctcagtttcgtgctctctctgttcttgcTGACCCGAGAGGCACCGTGACGAGCAAAATCGCCTTCTCATGGACATGCCAgccggaggcgaaggaaacggaggcgccgagggcgacATAGACGGGGAACAGTCGCCTTGAGGGAAATTTCCAGATCGTGAAGAGGAGGGGCtagaaacaggagaaacgcgtgagAGTTGAAGCGCAAAGGAACGGTGCGTGGCGATATAGACGGCAGGGCGTGCGCAGCGACTTCGCAGCTAACCACCGGCATCCTAACAGGAACAGGAGCCCGTTCAC from Neospora caninum Liverpool complete genome, chromosome XI encodes:
- a CDS encoding putative dolichyl pyrophosphate Glc1Man9GlcNAc2 alpha-1,3-glucosyltransferase, which produces MEKGQRHVAAPKEEDEEDDTETPFQKAQGDGRLVGTAEKMRRPTCAENKDRHAIWPWIVATATLIKLLLIPTYRSTDFEVHRNWMAITASQPLSTWYRPESSPSKWTLDYPPLFAFFEFFLSLLARFVDPAMLQVQNEGYGSPACVWFMRLTVIVTELVLVLGVRRICKAAQTLQPVHRRVHGPCVGADATRRGQGEVEEERQARGGENLGWPNVALLLVLFNAGLLIVDHIHFQYNGVLLGVLLLSVAEVQTGRYYRGSILFTCALLLKHIFLYVAPVYFVFLLSWLRPRELRSSPDEELELISETRRDWGTASSRSAHVPSLRGALVWLGRVLRLGLLILSLAILVLSPFVATGQTTAMIGRLFPFGRGLLHAQWAAGLWALYAAADRVLFLGGRALGWSFATPSVGEGPATVTPFRVLPNISPLAAGLVTLLLYTPLLFTIWKFPSRRLFPVYVALGASVSFASGWHVHEKAILLVTVPLGVAAWTILDPFLLVSSFFLNTLGNLAILPLLPRPHETPLKLTLFLFSTLMEALCIFLALAKDRRGRVRQQVVFLQTPASSSSPCCGAKCDSEESVPSPLSPCSSSPSLSSCSPHSCPAIVASLEAACVDALSIGIRPVHIRRCLRSYLLFLALSLSGVALLYTLQSDLVPNVLLLKLYKTETSWVAHAAETPATLTLSPRGAAPALSAGRTSPLPSSPSTFASGSDFRGEDARTVVDRKRTSPPTLASRRVLSLLLHFHSATKAEEQKQRHYARDLLAAIVASPPHFPSVSSGGIEGEGERDTDRQTEPRAPNEEHLENKDESIEEHFWNANSPVLHHILRQWHHNFPYFYRILFAAHALAKRFEFLPLMLLVCSSAVGLLSLFVALHVYLVSDLAPRAPRR